The Crocosphaera sp. UHCC 0190 genome has a window encoding:
- a CDS encoding class I SAM-dependent methyltransferase has product MANQTLGLAPNLYQYFQTVSVRESEILKQLRQETAKHPMAMMQIAPEQGQFMALLVQLMGAKKTLDIGVFTGYSALVVALALPPDGQIIACDVDEETTKIAQHYWEKAGVANKIDLRIAPALETLDKLIGEGQSNTFDFAFIDADKSNYDNYYEKALWLVREGGLIAVDNVLWGGKVAESEIQDNRTQKIRAFNEKLHQDPRINLSLVPIADGLTLALKK; this is encoded by the coding sequence ATGGCGAATCAAACTCTAGGACTTGCACCCAATTTATACCAATATTTTCAGACTGTTTCTGTGAGAGAATCAGAAATACTTAAACAACTGCGACAAGAAACAGCAAAACATCCCATGGCCATGATGCAAATTGCCCCAGAGCAAGGACAATTTATGGCTTTATTAGTGCAATTAATGGGAGCAAAAAAAACCTTAGATATTGGGGTATTTACAGGCTATAGTGCCTTAGTTGTTGCCTTAGCTTTACCGCCAGATGGTCAAATAATTGCCTGTGATGTTGATGAAGAAACGACAAAAATTGCCCAACATTATTGGGAAAAAGCAGGAGTCGCCAATAAAATTGATTTACGCATAGCACCCGCATTAGAAACCTTAGATAAACTGATAGGAGAAGGACAAAGTAACACCTTTGATTTTGCCTTTATTGATGCCGATAAAAGCAATTATGATAATTATTACGAAAAAGCCTTATGGTTAGTCAGAGAAGGGGGATTAATTGCCGTTGATAATGTGTTGTGGGGGGGTAAAGTTGCTGAATCTGAGATACAAGATAATCGAACCCAAAAAATTCGTGCTTTTAATGAAAAACTGCACCAAGATCCCAGAATTAACCTTAGTTTAGTTCCTATTGCTGATGGGTTAACCTTAGCCTTAAAAAAATAA
- the thiS gene encoding sulfur carrier protein ThiS, with product MNTRETISLQVNGKPETCSPQTILPQFLVNLGLNPRLVAVEYNGEILHRQYWENTELKTGDRLEIVTIVGGG from the coding sequence ATGAATACAAGAGAAACCATCAGTTTACAAGTCAATGGAAAACCAGAAACCTGTTCCCCTCAAACTATTTTGCCCCAATTTTTAGTAAATTTGGGTTTAAATCCTCGTTTAGTTGCTGTCGAATACAATGGAGAAATTTTACACAGACAATATTGGGAAAATACCGAATTAAAAACAGGCGATCGCTTAGAAATTGTCACCATTGTTGGCGGAGGGTAA
- a CDS encoding thiamine phosphate synthase, whose translation MTQKNHTSLSIPRILDANLDRAREGLRIIEEWCRFGLENSNLAEKCKQMRQEIANWHGSDLRMARDTPNDPGTELSHPQEEKRSSIDQLLQANLCRVQEALRVLEEYGKLYNPNMGITFKQMRYKVYTLESDLLQCYRYQKLTNANLYLVTSPSENILKIVEAALQGGLKLVQYREKNANDIIRLEIAHKLCELCHQYDALFIMNDRVDIALAVKADGVHLGQQDIPIALARQILGPNRIIGRSTTNEQEMAKAIAEGADYIGVGPVYATPTKAGKKPAGLDYVNYSAKKSPVPWFAIGGIDTININEVMAAGAKQMAVVRAIMEAEDPQKITEELLTKLTIN comes from the coding sequence ATGACTCAAAAAAATCATACCAGTTTATCAATTCCCCGTATTTTAGATGCTAACCTTGATCGCGCTAGAGAAGGATTAAGAATAATAGAAGAATGGTGTCGCTTTGGTCTGGAAAATAGTAACCTCGCCGAAAAATGTAAGCAAATGCGTCAAGAAATTGCTAATTGGCATGGTTCAGATTTACGCATGGCGAGAGATACTCCTAATGATCCAGGAACAGAATTATCTCATCCACAAGAGGAAAAAAGAAGCAGTATTGATCAACTACTACAAGCTAATTTATGTCGGGTTCAAGAAGCTTTACGGGTATTAGAAGAATATGGCAAACTTTATAATCCTAACATGGGAATTACGTTTAAACAAATGCGCTATAAAGTCTATACTTTAGAAAGTGATTTATTACAATGTTACCGTTACCAAAAATTAACAAATGCTAATTTATATCTGGTAACATCTCCTTCTGAAAATATATTAAAAATTGTTGAAGCTGCTTTACAAGGAGGCTTAAAATTAGTACAATATAGAGAGAAAAATGCGAATGATATTATTCGCCTAGAAATCGCTCACAAGCTCTGTGAATTATGTCATCAATATGATGCCCTATTTATTATGAATGATCGGGTTGATATCGCTCTAGCTGTTAAAGCAGATGGAGTACATTTAGGACAACAAGACATTCCCATTGCCTTAGCTAGACAAATATTAGGGCCTAATAGAATTATCGGACGTTCCACTACAAATGAGCAAGAAATGGCCAAAGCGATCGCAGAAGGAGCAGACTATATTGGGGTTGGGCCAGTGTATGCAACCCCAACCAAAGCAGGTAAAAAACCCGCAGGATTAGACTATGTTAATTATTCAGCAAAAAAGTCTCCGGTTCCTTGGTTTGCCATTGGGGGAATTGATACAATTAATATTAATGAAGTCATGGCAGCAGGGGCGAAACAAATGGCAGTTGTTCGCGCAATTATGGAAGCAGAAGATCCCCAAAAAATCACCGAAGAATTGTTAACTAAACTCACAATAAATTAG
- a CDS encoding DUF1778 domain-containing protein: MANVNHSKQMARLEARITPETKALFQKAANLEGRTLTDFVVASVQAEASRVIQKHQTLKLSVEDSEAFVDALLNPPKPNDSLKSAAIRYKQVMSD; encoded by the coding sequence ATGGCTAATGTGAATCATTCAAAACAAATGGCCAGACTTGAGGCTCGTATCACCCCAGAAACTAAAGCTCTCTTTCAGAAAGCTGCAAATCTGGAAGGGCGTACTTTGACAGATTTTGTTGTTGCAAGTGTTCAAGCAGAAGCTAGTCGAGTCATTCAGAAACACCAAACACTTAAGCTGAGTGTTGAGGATAGCGAAGCTTTTGTCGATGCACTCCTTAATCCTCCAAAGCCTAATGATTCTCTGAAATCAGCCGCTATACGCTATAAGCAAGTAATGTCAGATTGA
- a CDS encoding GNAT family N-acetyltransferase: MVVRIEPLNARKHIRKGFSCGKDSLDNYIRQQASQDLKKRVTTVFVLFDEPNFNILAYYTLSSFTLDITDLDEAFAKRLPRYPRLPATLLGRLAVDYKHKGKGFGELMLLDALKKSLDVSKQVASLAVIAEALDEQALNFYKKYGFQQFKQNPIKLYFPMKSIEEL; this comes from the coding sequence ATGGTTGTAAGGATCGAGCCGCTTAATGCTCGTAAGCATATTCGTAAAGGGTTTTCCTGTGGAAAGGATAGCTTAGACAATTACATACGTCAGCAGGCATCTCAAGATCTCAAAAAGCGAGTTACAACTGTGTTCGTTTTATTTGATGAGCCTAATTTTAACATATTGGCATATTACACGCTCTCTTCATTCACTCTTGATATTACAGATCTAGACGAAGCTTTTGCAAAACGCCTGCCCCGTTACCCACGATTGCCAGCTACACTGTTGGGTCGTTTAGCTGTAGATTATAAACATAAGGGCAAGGGATTCGGGGAGTTGATGTTGTTGGATGCTCTTAAAAAGTCGCTGGATGTCTCTAAACAAGTGGCCTCTCTAGCTGTGATAGCTGAAGCTTTAGATGAGCAAGCCTTAAATTTCTATAAAAAGTATGGCTTTCAACAATTTAAGCAAAATCCTATTAAGCTATACTTTCCAATGAAATCTATTGAAGAACTATGA
- the mauJ gene encoding methylamine utilization protein MauJ produces MPEIPIWEVRLTVYGSITVEKTLRLNELKGFRLPDPFYSDIEIRRNRSTSGVGATVTAYAPTEQLAREAAILFFGQMLDALAVQINQPLYLNFRDRQNISNATHKTLRRVRKEEWQEAFKEARLLASTETTFLRALGWYGKGLHTEDPFDKFLAFWNAIEIVASKYHPQIPEGKAKGSKSQTWESFKALWGECEDWEIIKGQTQWIDDNYEVRKTIAHGTQPIDIETVREVAQRIDTIERVAHKFLLEWRQQKLNPQVPPELREMLR; encoded by the coding sequence ATGCCGGAAATACCTATTTGGGAAGTAAGACTCACTGTATACGGTTCAATTACAGTTGAGAAAACGCTGCGTTTGAATGAGTTAAAGGGCTTTCGATTGCCTGATCCCTTCTACAGTGACATTGAAATTCGACGAAATCGATCAACTTCAGGAGTAGGAGCAACTGTTACAGCTTATGCACCAACAGAACAACTTGCTCGTGAGGCAGCAATTTTATTTTTCGGTCAAATGCTCGATGCACTCGCAGTCCAAATCAATCAACCACTCTATTTAAACTTTCGTGATCGCCAAAACATTAGCAATGCAACTCATAAAACCTTAAGAAGGGTCAGAAAAGAAGAATGGCAAGAGGCATTTAAAGAAGCGCGGCTTTTGGCTTCAACCGAGACGACTTTCTTGAGAGCCTTGGGGTGGTATGGTAAGGGTTTACATACCGAAGATCCCTTTGACAAGTTCTTGGCTTTTTGGAACGCAATTGAAATAGTGGCAAGCAAATATCATCCTCAGATACCTGAAGGAAAAGCAAAGGGTTCAAAAAGCCAAACTTGGGAAAGCTTCAAAGCCTTGTGGGGTGAATGTGAAGATTGGGAAATTATTAAAGGACAAACACAATGGATTGATGATAATTATGAAGTTCGCAAAACAATTGCTCATGGTACGCAGCCGATAGACATTGAAACAGTTAGGGAAGTTGCTCAAAGAATCGATACCATAGAGCGGGTAGCACACAAATTTCTTCTTGAGTGGAGGCAGCAAAAGCTTAATCCACAAGTTCCTCCAGAACTTAGAGAGATGTTGAGATAA
- a CDS encoding BrnA antitoxin family protein: MNDKDLSNTSRTNWAALEAIDDETIDYSDIPPLTEEFFEKATLRIPASQAQQLVQIEPDVLEWFQAQGGEYKALINSILRHYIESQGEQPAV; the protein is encoded by the coding sequence ATGAACGACAAAGACTTAAGCAATACCTCTCGTACTAATTGGGCAGCACTAGAGGCAATAGATGATGAAACAATTGATTACTCTGATATTCCACCATTGACAGAGGAGTTTTTTGAAAAGGCTACTTTAAGAATTCCTGCATCCCAAGCACAGCAGTTAGTTCAGATTGAACCTGATGTGTTGGAGTGGTTCCAAGCTCAAGGTGGTGAATACAAAGCTTTAATCAACTCAATTTTGCGTCATTACATTGAAAGTCAAGGTGAACAGCCAGCAGTGTAA
- a CDS encoding type 1 glutamine amidotransferase produces MSQTQTLIIGWLYPNLMSTYGDRGNVICLQRRCQWRGIPVTIKPLDQQAEVSQFSEVDLIVGGGAQDRQQELVMRDLKGAKAAALKAKLDEGTPGVFTCGSPQLLGHYYEPALGQRIDGLGLLDLVSKHPGPDASRCIGNVVFEITASPLAEDLSKMLGKPPIIIGFENHGGRTYLGDVQPLGKVLKGYGNNGEDGYEGAFYRQAIATYSHGPLLPKNPFLADWLIKRALQKKYQTEVTLSPLDDTLAYQARATMLKRLEMAA; encoded by the coding sequence ATGTCCCAAACCCAAACCTTGATTATTGGTTGGCTTTATCCTAATCTGATGAGTACCTATGGCGATCGCGGTAACGTTATCTGTCTACAAAGGCGTTGTCAATGGCGTGGTATTCCAGTAACTATCAAACCTCTAGATCAACAAGCGGAAGTGTCTCAATTTTCTGAGGTTGATTTAATTGTCGGGGGTGGGGCCCAAGATCGTCAACAAGAATTAGTCATGCGGGACTTAAAAGGGGCAAAAGCAGCAGCATTAAAGGCTAAATTAGATGAGGGAACCCCAGGGGTGTTTACTTGTGGTTCCCCGCAATTATTGGGCCATTATTATGAACCCGCTTTAGGACAACGCATTGATGGGTTAGGATTATTAGATTTAGTTAGTAAACATCCGGGCCCCGACGCTTCCCGTTGTATTGGTAATGTGGTCTTTGAAATTACGGCTTCTCCCTTAGCTGAAGATTTAAGCAAAATGTTAGGAAAACCTCCGATAATTATTGGGTTTGAAAATCATGGGGGACGGACTTACTTAGGGGATGTTCAACCTTTGGGAAAGGTGCTTAAAGGTTATGGTAATAATGGGGAAGATGGTTATGAAGGGGCTTTTTATCGTCAGGCGATCGCTACTTATTCCCATGGCCCCTTATTACCCAAAAATCCTTTTCTGGCTGATTGGTTAATTAAAAGAGCTTTACAAAAAAAATATCAAACTGAAGTTACTTTAAGTCCCCTAGATGATACTTTAGCCTATCAAGCTAGAGCAACTATGTTAAAACGCTTAGAAATGGCTGCTTAA
- a CDS encoding LptF/LptG family permease — MDIGQANPVKIKLKPQIPGLSIMDRYLFIELLLPFLFGMGIFTSLGLSIGTLFDLVRRVTESGLLLSVALKILLLKMPGFISLAFPMGMLLASLMAYSRLSSDSELIALRSLGISVYRLVIPAIFFSLVVTGFAFVVNDWVAPAATHEAAVTLEKAVNQERPDFKERNIVYPEYKTIQDEDGQDLSILTRLFYAEEYNGENMTGLTILDRTQEDVNQIVTAESATWNLSTNTWDFFNGTVYIIAPDGSYRNIVRFEHQQLALPRAPLDLANRRQNFTEMTISETREYLQAMKLSGDEKRVRKVQVRLQEKYALPFVCLVFGLVGAAIGVRPQNTNKATSFGICVGLIFAYYLLSFVASSLGIWGILNPFFGAWLPNLLGLGAGGLLLVQSASLR, encoded by the coding sequence ATGGATATCGGTCAAGCAAACCCCGTTAAAATCAAGTTGAAACCCCAGATCCCCGGCCTCTCGATCATGGATCGTTACCTGTTTATTGAACTCCTTCTACCCTTTTTGTTTGGGATGGGGATTTTTACCTCTCTGGGCCTTTCCATTGGGACATTATTCGATCTGGTACGTCGTGTTACTGAATCAGGACTTCTCCTCTCTGTGGCCCTAAAAATCCTCTTATTAAAAATGCCTGGATTTATTAGTTTGGCCTTTCCGATGGGGATGCTACTCGCTTCTTTGATGGCCTATAGTCGTTTATCTAGTGATAGTGAACTGATTGCCCTCAGAAGTTTAGGGATCAGTGTTTATCGTTTGGTGATTCCGGCGATTTTCTTTAGTTTAGTGGTGACAGGATTTGCCTTTGTGGTTAATGACTGGGTGGCCCCGGCCGCTACCCATGAAGCTGCTGTTACCTTAGAAAAAGCAGTTAATCAGGAACGTCCCGATTTTAAAGAACGCAATATTGTCTATCCTGAATATAAAACGATTCAAGATGAAGATGGTCAAGATTTATCTATATTAACCAGGCTATTTTATGCTGAAGAATACAATGGGGAAAATATGACAGGGTTGACTATTTTGGATCGTACCCAAGAAGATGTTAACCAAATTGTCACTGCCGAATCAGCTACTTGGAATCTTTCAACGAATACCTGGGATTTTTTTAATGGGACGGTTTATATTATTGCTCCCGATGGTTCCTATCGTAATATTGTACGCTTTGAACATCAACAATTAGCCTTACCTCGCGCCCCCTTAGATTTGGCAAATCGTCGCCAAAATTTCACAGAAATGACCATCAGTGAAACAAGAGAATATCTCCAAGCGATGAAATTGAGTGGGGATGAAAAACGGGTACGAAAAGTCCAGGTGCGTTTACAAGAAAAGTATGCTTTGCCCTTTGTTTGTTTAGTTTTTGGCCTGGTAGGGGCAGCGATTGGAGTCAGACCCCAAAATACTAATAAAGCGACCAGTTTTGGGATTTGTGTTGGCCTGATTTTTGCCTATTATCTGCTCTCTTTCGTGGCTAGTTCCCTCGGTATTTGGGGCATTTTAAATCCATTTTTCGGGGCCTGGTTGCCTAATCTTTTGGGATTGGGCGCAGGTGGTTTATTATTAGTTCAATCAGCAAGTTTACGATAA
- the lptB gene encoding LPS export ABC transporter ATP-binding protein, translating into MTLILENIHKVYGKRQVVNRVNIKVAPGEIVGLLGPNGAGKTTTFYIATGLVKPNKGKVWLNQKEVTRLPLNRRARLGIGYMTQQASIFRHLSVLENIQLALEQTNVPFRQRTQRLHDLLREFRLEKIANTQGSQVSGGERRRTELARSLAVGQDGPDFLLLDEPFAGVDPIAVSEIQTMIAQLRDRKMGILITDHNVRETLAITNRAYIMRDGQILAAGSAEELYNNSLVRQYYLGENFQL; encoded by the coding sequence ATGACGCTCATTTTAGAAAACATTCATAAAGTCTACGGAAAACGCCAAGTTGTCAACCGAGTCAACATCAAAGTGGCCCCTGGTGAAATTGTGGGACTCCTTGGCCCTAATGGGGCCGGCAAAACCACCACCTTTTATATTGCTACCGGCCTCGTCAAACCCAATAAAGGCAAAGTTTGGCTTAACCAAAAAGAAGTTACTCGCTTACCCCTAAATAGACGGGCCCGCTTAGGCATTGGTTATATGACTCAACAGGCCAGCATTTTTCGTCATTTGAGTGTCCTAGAAAATATTCAATTAGCCCTCGAACAAACTAATGTCCCCTTTCGACAACGAACCCAACGCCTCCATGATCTCTTGAGAGAGTTTCGCCTAGAAAAAATCGCTAATACCCAAGGTTCTCAAGTCTCAGGGGGAGAAAGACGCAGGACAGAATTAGCCAGATCTTTAGCGGTGGGCCAAGACGGGCCAGATTTTTTATTATTAGATGAACCCTTTGCCGGAGTTGACCCCATTGCTGTCTCAGAAATTCAAACCATGATCGCCCAATTACGCGATCGCAAAATGGGAATTTTGATCACGGATCACAATGTGCGAGAAACCCTGGCCATTACCAACCGCGCCTATATTATGCGGGATGGTCAAATTTTAGCGGCCGGTAGTGCCGAAGAACTTTATAACAATTCCCTAGTGCGACAGTATTATTTAGGGGAAAACTTCCAACTCTAA
- a CDS encoding LptA/OstA family protein gives MLSIPVPVIKSTFGTIGCTLAVIMSIIALKGIPKTAQAQTAPPPPNSPLTVRSDIQEANSETGVVTARGNVQIFYPSRDIQGTSAQAQYFSRERRLVLTGNVYVLQEGNSMRAETMTYLIDEGRFIATPESAQQVESIYLVTEAEDSPPEPTPVAPPPVFDTPLPTPDF, from the coding sequence ATGTTATCCATTCCCGTCCCAGTCATTAAAAGCACCTTCGGAACCATCGGCTGTACCCTTGCCGTCATCATGAGTATCATCGCCCTCAAAGGCATCCCCAAAACCGCCCAGGCCCAAACTGCACCCCCACCTCCCAATAGTCCCCTAACCGTCCGTTCCGACATCCAAGAAGCCAACTCAGAAACCGGAGTCGTCACCGCAAGAGGAAACGTACAAATCTTCTATCCTTCCCGTGATATTCAAGGAACCTCAGCCCAAGCTCAATATTTTAGCCGAGAACGCCGTTTAGTTCTCACAGGTAATGTTTATGTTCTCCAAGAGGGAAACAGTATGCGGGCCGAAACCATGACCTATTTAATTGACGAAGGCCGCTTTATTGCCACCCCAGAATCTGCTCAACAGGTAGAATCAATATATTTAGTCACCGAAGCGGAAGACAGTCCCCCAGAACCCACCCCCGTTGCTCCCCCTCCTGTCTTCGATACTCCCTTGCCTACCCCCGACTTCTAA
- a CDS encoding HhoA/HhoB/HtrA family serine endopeptidase has protein sequence MKDDTLNSSYLQPNLKKSQPSFWQKPITSLSLVLLGMGVGIGGTVAFSYPNLLAEASKNITGSQPAFAQNQLAAIPPLSSENFVTDVVKEVGPAVVRIDASRTVKAEVPPMLEDPAFRRFFGSQMPNVPDSQIQRGTGSGFILSQDGKILTNAHVVDGTSEVTVTLKDGRSFTGKVLGTDPVTDVAVIKIEADNLPTVKAGNSDNLQVGEWAIAIGNPLGLDNTVTTGIVSATGRLSSQVGVGDKRVEFIQTDAAINPGNSGGPLLNARGEVIGINTAIIKDAQGIGFSIPINKAEQIAKKLIATGKVEHPYLGIQMVEITPEIKEKLQETEGIKVNADSGVLIVKVMPNSPADRSGLKAGDVLQSIEQQPLKNPGEVQQAVDKVEVGETLPLQIERNGNSLNLNVKVGLLPKQ, from the coding sequence ATGAAAGACGACACTTTAAACTCCTCTTATCTACAACCTAACCTAAAAAAATCTCAACCTTCCTTTTGGCAAAAACCCATCACTTCTTTGTCCTTGGTATTATTAGGAATGGGGGTGGGTATTGGGGGAACTGTCGCTTTTAGTTATCCCAATCTCTTGGCAGAAGCAAGCAAAAATATAACTGGTTCACAACCCGCATTTGCTCAAAATCAATTAGCGGCTATTCCTCCTTTAAGTTCGGAAAATTTTGTTACCGATGTGGTTAAGGAAGTGGGGCCGGCAGTAGTGCGAATTGATGCTTCTCGTACAGTGAAAGCTGAAGTCCCACCGATGCTTGAAGATCCGGCTTTTCGTCGCTTTTTTGGCTCACAAATGCCTAATGTTCCTGATAGTCAAATTCAACGGGGAACGGGGTCAGGTTTTATTTTAAGTCAGGATGGGAAAATTTTAACTAATGCTCATGTGGTTGATGGGACTAGTGAAGTGACAGTCACTTTAAAAGATGGCCGCTCTTTCACAGGCAAAGTATTAGGAACTGACCCGGTTACTGATGTGGCTGTGATTAAAATTGAAGCTGATAATTTACCTACCGTTAAAGCTGGTAATTCTGACAATCTTCAGGTGGGAGAATGGGCAATTGCTATCGGTAATCCATTAGGGTTAGATAATACGGTAACGACGGGAATTGTTAGTGCTACAGGACGGTTAAGTTCTCAAGTGGGAGTCGGAGATAAAAGAGTTGAGTTTATTCAAACTGATGCAGCCATTAATCCTGGAAATTCAGGTGGCCCACTTCTCAATGCAAGGGGTGAAGTGATCGGAATCAATACAGCTATTATTAAAGATGCCCAAGGAATTGGTTTTTCTATTCCCATTAATAAGGCTGAACAAATTGCCAAAAAATTAATTGCTACTGGTAAAGTAGAACATCCTTATTTGGGAATTCAGATGGTAGAAATTACCCCTGAAATTAAAGAAAAATTGCAAGAAACTGAGGGCATCAAAGTTAATGCTGACTCAGGAGTCTTAATTGTTAAGGTTATGCCAAATTCTCCAGCAGATCGCTCAGGTTTAAAAGCGGGAGATGTCTTACAATCAATTGAACAACAACCTCTAAAAAATCCTGGAGAAGTACAACAAGCGGTTGATAAAGTAGAGGTTGGTGAAACATTACCCTTACAAATTGAACGCAATGGCAATTCCCTAAATCTTAATGTTAAAGTTGGACTATTGCCCAAGCAATAA
- a CDS encoding EI24 domain-containing protein: MLQILTGFGFLSGMSYPFRLLGVFKSHSRLLSYIIVPILLNFVIAIFLDVGLFLFGWELTQVLTDTIIQRLDLFLVNLPSWLGGLDYLIVVLGFLLRIIFGILLLVLTGFLLVQFGVILGAPWYGKLSEELEKITTGNVQVIEVGFMGDIWRAILFEIKKLVLIISLGFLLFFLNVLPGFGTLLSPMGGMILTGTILCLDFFDAPLERRRLKFREKLGIIWKSLPASAGFSLVCLFLIAIPFVNLLTIPFCVGGGTLFVCDRILQKGLLPSENQSFIPQ; encoded by the coding sequence ATGTTACAAATTCTGACAGGATTTGGGTTTTTATCAGGAATGAGTTATCCTTTTCGACTGTTGGGAGTCTTTAAGTCCCATTCTCGTCTTTTATCCTATATTATTGTTCCTATTCTCCTTAATTTTGTTATTGCTATTTTTCTTGATGTTGGGTTATTTTTGTTTGGTTGGGAATTAACTCAAGTCTTAACTGACACCATTATTCAACGTCTTGATCTTTTCTTAGTTAACCTTCCTAGTTGGTTAGGAGGTTTAGATTATTTAATTGTTGTTTTGGGATTTTTATTACGAATAATATTTGGGATTTTATTATTGGTTTTAACGGGATTTTTGTTGGTTCAATTTGGGGTGATTTTAGGTGCGCCTTGGTATGGTAAGTTATCAGAAGAATTAGAAAAAATTACAACAGGAAATGTTCAAGTTATTGAAGTTGGATTTATGGGAGATATTTGGCGAGCAATTCTTTTTGAAATTAAAAAATTAGTATTAATTATTAGTCTCGGATTTTTATTGTTTTTCTTAAATGTTTTACCAGGGTTTGGGACTTTACTTTCTCCTATGGGTGGAATGATCTTAACAGGAACAATTCTTTGTTTAGATTTTTTTGATGCACCATTAGAAAGAAGACGACTTAAATTTAGAGAAAAATTAGGAATTATTTGGAAAAGTTTGCCAGCAAGTGCAGGATTTTCTCTAGTTTGTTTATTCTTAATTGCTATTCCTTTTGTTAATTTATTAACGATTCCTTTTTGTGTTGGTGGAGGGACATTATTTGTCTGCGATCGCATTTTACAAAAAGGGTTACTCCCCTCAGAAAATCAATCATTTATTCCTCAATAA